The Metabacillus schmidteae genome has a segment encoding these proteins:
- a CDS encoding YqzH family protein, whose product MEDKILTKMLRKSFLQYGRNLDADPLSEEDNSYLIQKITIDKTDESEWYEVVEDVVYNYLTNQE is encoded by the coding sequence ATGGAAGACAAAATATTAACAAAGATGCTTAGAAAAAGCTTTCTCCAATATGGTCGAAATCTGGATGCAGACCCTCTTTCCGAAGAGGATAACAGTTACTTAATACAGAAAATCACAATTGACAAAACCGATGAAAGTGAATGGTATGAGGTTGTAGAGGATGTTGTGTATAACTACTTAACTAATCAGGAATAG
- a CDS encoding Y-family DNA polymerase, with protein sequence MIENYDQLPKRKILCIDMKSFYASCAAVLRGLDPLTCYLAVVGDEERQGSIVLAASPRLKKEFGIKTGSRRFEIPNDPRIKIVNPKMGMYIRISTELTKLFHRYVPKDAIHTYSVDESFIEVDGVEHIWGDAQTIAKKIRDDMEREFGLPSAIGIGPNMLLAKVCLDTEAKKKGVAEWTYDDVKKKLWKLEPLSEMWGIGSRVQKTLNRMGIFNVGQLANYPLELLEKKFGVMGNQLYYHSWGVDLSEIGAPIMQGQISFGKSQILLRDYPDPEEVKHVILEISEEVARRARQHRKAGRTISLGIGYSRDEFGGGFYRSKTIDEPTNITMDIYETCLQLFEKFYTNKTVRKISIALSNIENDSEMQLDLFRPNRANQRTLGYVVDSIRHKYGSDAILRAVSYTPAGTAKHRAKLVGGHKA encoded by the coding sequence ATGATTGAAAACTACGATCAATTGCCGAAACGAAAGATTCTTTGCATTGATATGAAGAGCTTTTATGCAAGCTGTGCCGCCGTTTTACGCGGATTAGATCCATTAACCTGTTATTTAGCTGTTGTAGGTGATGAGGAGCGACAGGGGAGCATTGTTTTAGCGGCTTCTCCACGACTAAAAAAGGAATTTGGAATTAAAACAGGCTCAAGACGTTTTGAAATACCAAATGATCCTCGTATCAAGATTGTGAACCCAAAAATGGGGATGTATATCAGGATTTCAACAGAATTAACAAAGTTGTTTCACCGCTATGTACCGAAGGATGCTATTCATACTTATAGTGTGGATGAAAGCTTTATTGAAGTGGACGGTGTGGAACATATCTGGGGAGATGCACAAACAATTGCCAAAAAAATCCGCGATGACATGGAGCGTGAGTTTGGACTTCCAAGTGCAATTGGTATTGGTCCTAACATGTTATTAGCGAAAGTTTGTCTGGATACTGAAGCGAAAAAGAAAGGTGTTGCAGAATGGACATACGATGATGTGAAAAAGAAGCTTTGGAAGCTCGAGCCATTAAGTGAAATGTGGGGAATTGGCTCAAGGGTACAAAAAACATTAAATAGAATGGGAATTTTTAATGTTGGACAGCTTGCAAACTATCCGCTTGAGCTGCTTGAAAAGAAATTTGGGGTAATGGGCAACCAGCTTTACTATCATTCGTGGGGAGTAGACTTATCCGAAATTGGAGCGCCGATTATGCAAGGGCAAATCAGCTTTGGAAAAAGCCAAATTTTACTTCGTGATTATCCGGATCCGGAAGAGGTCAAGCATGTCATATTAGAAATCAGTGAAGAGGTTGCCCGCAGAGCACGTCAGCATCGAAAGGCAGGCCGTACAATTAGCCTCGGAATCGGGTATAGCCGCGATGAGTTTGGAGGGGGATTTTACCGATCTAAAACAATTGATGAGCCAACAAATATCACAATGGATATTTATGAAACATGCCTGCAACTGTTTGAAAAGTTTTATACAAACAAAACGGTGAGAAAAATTTCAATTGCACTTTCAAACATTGAAAATGACTCTGAAATGCAGCTTGATTTATTCCGACCCAACCGTGCAAATCAGCGAACATTAGGGTATGTGGTGGATTCAATTCGCCATAAGTATGGCTCGGATGCTATCTTACGTGCTGTATCTTATACTCCGGCTGGAACAGCGAAGCATCGTGCGAAGCTTGTTGGAGGTCATAAAGCGTAG